A genome region from Triticum aestivum cultivar Chinese Spring chromosome 2B, IWGSC CS RefSeq v2.1, whole genome shotgun sequence includes the following:
- the LOC123047204 gene encoding transcription factor TGAL6 isoform X1, translated as MELYPGYLEDHFNIHKLSGTGGASPPEYMTSAAATQYAPAPLRMAMYERAPQQQHHHHHHHQQQQQQQPQLQPALGMWSSEPYKVDSGGQATSGSSIMEPDAKFDHAGLDDDPHMDELETAGDADQGASKPKEKVMRRLAQNREAARKSRLRKKAYIQQLESSRIKLAQLEQELQRTRQQQGMYVGSNPGASLQRHHGGGSAGHFGFAAAGQMMMDPGVAEFEIEYGHWVDEQKRHTEELRSALQPGQATSELELEVMVQTGLANYDRLFRIKGAAAQADVFCVMSGLWRSPAERFFLWIGGFRPSEVLKILSPQLEPMTDPQSVAVYALQLTSAQAEDALSQGMQKLQQTLAESLTDPFAAPDAYMVGAVEKLKGLVGFVQQADHLRLETLQNMHRILTTRQAAKGLLVLGDYFQRLRALSTLWAARPRESAIS; from the exons ATGGAGCTCTACCCTGGATACCTTGAAGACCACTTCAACATCCACAAGCTTAG CGGCACCGGCGGCGCCTCCCCGCCGGAGTACATGACGTCGGCCGCGGCGACGCAGTACGCGCCGGCGCCCCTCAGGATGGCCATGTACGAGCGCGCCCcgcagcagcagcaccaccaccaccaccaccaccagcagcagcagcagcagcagccccagCTGCAGCCGGCGCTGGGCATGTGGAGCAGCGAGCCCTACAAGGTGGACAGCGGCGGCCAGGCCACCAGCGGGTCCAGCATCATGGAGCCCGACGCCAAGTTCGACCACGCAGGG CTAGACGATGATCCGCACATGGACGAGCTGGAGACGGCGGGGGACGCCGATCAGGGAGCGAGCAAGCCCAAGGAAAAG GTCATGAGAAGACTTGCGCAGAACAGAGAAGCTGCCCGGAAAAGTCGCCTAAGAAAGAAG GCCTACATCCAGCAGCTAGAGTCGAGCCGGATAAAGCTGGCGCAGCTGGAGCAAGAGCTGCAGCGCACCAGGCAGCAGCAAGGCATGTACGTTGGGAGCAACCCGGGGGCGAGCCTGCAGCGTCATCACGGCGGGGGCTCGGCCGGCCACTTCGGGTTCGCGGCCGCGGGGCAGATGATGATGGACCCCGGCGTGGCGGAGTTCGAGATCGAGTACGGGCACTGGGTGGACGAGCAGAAGCGGCACACGGAGGAGCTGCGGAGCGCGCTGCAGCCGGGGCAGGCCACGTCGGAGCTGGAGCTGGAGGTGATGGTGCAGACCGGGCTCGCCAACTACGACCGCCTCTTCCGGATCAAGGGCGCCGCCGCGCAGGCCGACGTCTTCTGCGTCATGTCCGGGCTCTGGCGGTCCCCCGCCGAGCGCTTCTTCCTCTGGATCGGCGGCTTCCGGCCCTCCGAGGTCCTCAAG ATCTTGAGCCCGCAGCTGGAGCCGATGACGGACCCGCAGTCGGTGGCGGTGTACGCGCTGCAGCTgacgtcggcgcaggcggaggacGCGCTGTCGCAGGGCATGCAGAAGCTGCAGCAGACGCTGGCCGAGTCCCTCACGGACCCCTTCGCCGCCCCCGACGCCTACATGGTCGGCGCCGTCGAGAAGCTCAAGGGCCTCGTCGGCTTCGTGCAGCAG GCGGACCATCTCCGGCTGGAGACGCTGCAGAACATGCACAGGATCCTGACGACGCGGCAGGCGGCCAAGGGCCTGCTCGTGCTCGGGGACTACTTCCAGCGCCTCCGCGCGCTCAGCACGCTCTGGGCGGCCCGCCCGCGCGAGTCCGCCATAAGCTAA
- the LOC123047204 gene encoding transcription factor TGAL6 isoform X2 has protein sequence MTSAAATQYAPAPLRMAMYERAPQQQHHHHHHHQQQQQQQPQLQPALGMWSSEPYKVDSGGQATSGSSIMEPDAKFDHAGLDDDPHMDELETAGDADQGASKPKEKVMRRLAQNREAARKSRLRKKAYIQQLESSRIKLAQLEQELQRTRQQQGMYVGSNPGASLQRHHGGGSAGHFGFAAAGQMMMDPGVAEFEIEYGHWVDEQKRHTEELRSALQPGQATSELELEVMVQTGLANYDRLFRIKGAAAQADVFCVMSGLWRSPAERFFLWIGGFRPSEVLKILSPQLEPMTDPQSVAVYALQLTSAQAEDALSQGMQKLQQTLAESLTDPFAAPDAYMVGAVEKLKGLVGFVQQADHLRLETLQNMHRILTTRQAAKGLLVLGDYFQRLRALSTLWAARPRESAIS, from the exons ATGACGTCGGCCGCGGCGACGCAGTACGCGCCGGCGCCCCTCAGGATGGCCATGTACGAGCGCGCCCcgcagcagcagcaccaccaccaccaccaccaccagcagcagcagcagcagcagccccagCTGCAGCCGGCGCTGGGCATGTGGAGCAGCGAGCCCTACAAGGTGGACAGCGGCGGCCAGGCCACCAGCGGGTCCAGCATCATGGAGCCCGACGCCAAGTTCGACCACGCAGGG CTAGACGATGATCCGCACATGGACGAGCTGGAGACGGCGGGGGACGCCGATCAGGGAGCGAGCAAGCCCAAGGAAAAG GTCATGAGAAGACTTGCGCAGAACAGAGAAGCTGCCCGGAAAAGTCGCCTAAGAAAGAAG GCCTACATCCAGCAGCTAGAGTCGAGCCGGATAAAGCTGGCGCAGCTGGAGCAAGAGCTGCAGCGCACCAGGCAGCAGCAAGGCATGTACGTTGGGAGCAACCCGGGGGCGAGCCTGCAGCGTCATCACGGCGGGGGCTCGGCCGGCCACTTCGGGTTCGCGGCCGCGGGGCAGATGATGATGGACCCCGGCGTGGCGGAGTTCGAGATCGAGTACGGGCACTGGGTGGACGAGCAGAAGCGGCACACGGAGGAGCTGCGGAGCGCGCTGCAGCCGGGGCAGGCCACGTCGGAGCTGGAGCTGGAGGTGATGGTGCAGACCGGGCTCGCCAACTACGACCGCCTCTTCCGGATCAAGGGCGCCGCCGCGCAGGCCGACGTCTTCTGCGTCATGTCCGGGCTCTGGCGGTCCCCCGCCGAGCGCTTCTTCCTCTGGATCGGCGGCTTCCGGCCCTCCGAGGTCCTCAAG ATCTTGAGCCCGCAGCTGGAGCCGATGACGGACCCGCAGTCGGTGGCGGTGTACGCGCTGCAGCTgacgtcggcgcaggcggaggacGCGCTGTCGCAGGGCATGCAGAAGCTGCAGCAGACGCTGGCCGAGTCCCTCACGGACCCCTTCGCCGCCCCCGACGCCTACATGGTCGGCGCCGTCGAGAAGCTCAAGGGCCTCGTCGGCTTCGTGCAGCAG GCGGACCATCTCCGGCTGGAGACGCTGCAGAACATGCACAGGATCCTGACGACGCGGCAGGCGGCCAAGGGCCTGCTCGTGCTCGGGGACTACTTCCAGCGCCTCCGCGCGCTCAGCACGCTCTGGGCGGCCCGCCCGCGCGAGTCCGCCATAAGCTAA